CCAAACTAGAACCAAACTATTCTTGACCTGAAGAGCCTAGAAAGGTGCTGGAtcgggctggacgtggtggctcacgcctgtaatcccagcactttgggaggctgaggcgggtggatcacaagtcagcagttcgagaccagcttgaccaacctggtgaaaccccgtctctactaaaaatacaaaaaactagctgggcatggtggtgtgcgcctgtaacaCCAGcgacttgggaagctgaggcaggagaattgcttgaaaccagaaggcggaggttgcagtgagccgagattgcgccactgcactctatcctgggcaataagagcaaaactctgtcaaaaataaataaataaataaacaaataaataaagttgctagatcggctgagatcatgcccagtggggtgggaggagctAGACAAAGCAGAGCAGTTAGTGGACAAAAGAAAAGCTCAGAcaacaaaattaagaataaaacaaaacatgcttTCCTGTTTATGTCTGCCGAGTGGAGATTCCCGGCTGAATGGGTGGAGATCTTGGGGCATTGCCCTGGTCCTCCTTTTCTGTAGTCCCAAGGGGAAGTGTTTGTGTATggggggctgggggttggggtgggggaggtgggtgTGGAACTCCAGGTGATAATTTCAGAAGATTCCATCTAGCTGTCTTTATGCCCACCTTAGACCAACACAGTCTTCACATTAAGGGGAGTCCTTACAAATACTAACCCTTCTTCCTAGTTGCAAACACAGAAAGGTTTATGAAAAATATCTGGCCGAACATCTAAAACCCAAGTCATCCACTACTGTTCTGCTGATTTCTGTTTCCCTGTAAGGCTGGAAGAGGTTTCTCCCCAGAATGTCActgattttgaatttattttctcttcttctgtagGCAGGAGGAGACACCAGTGTGCACCAGAGAAGGAGAAGTCAGAGATGACAGTCCCTGCCTGAGGCCATCTCTGGTCCACCAGACAACTCATCACCAACTTCCCAACAGCCACTGCTCTAGGCCAGGTGTCCACATGGGGAATAGGTCCAGGCCCTCTATGGCTCTCGCAGGAGTCAGGGAGGCAGATAAATAACATATCACGAAGACAGAATATAAGAAATGCCTGGGAGGAGGCATACTGATGCGTGGAAAGTACTCAGCCAGAAGCCTGGCACTAGAAGGGCCCAGGGATTGTTGGCATGTATGAGTCACAGTTCCATTTCAGTGGAGTGAGCAGGGAGAGAATCTCCTGGAAGTAGGTGAATAGAGAAAATACAGCCTCTTCCTTACCTTTGAATTTTTTCAGGCTCCCTGTGATGGAGTCGTGTCTTGATTTTGCTTCACTGAGTTTTTTCTCCAGTTCTAGAGGAACAGGGGTTGGGTTGAGAAACTGAAACTCTTCACTTCTAGGAAGATGTGGTTGAGCTGGTTGGTGAGATCAGGGGATGAGGTGTGGGAGAAGGAGGATCTGAGATATGGGGTTGAGAAATGAGGGGATGAAGACCTGGGGGTAGAACTGAGagcggtggatcacacctgtaatcccagcactttgggaggctgaggcgggtggatcacctgaggtcaggagttcaagactagcctggccaacatggtaaaacccggtctctactaaaaatatgaaaattagccaggcttggtggcaagcgcctgtagtctcagctacttgggaggctgaggcaggagaatcacttgaacctgggagacaaaggttgcagtgagctgagattgcaccactgcactccagcctgagcaacaagagcaaagctccatctcaaaaaaaaaaaaaaaaaaaaagaagacctggCGGTTAAGGGATAGTGAGCTGGGAGTCAGAAAGTCAGGGCTAGGGATATGGGGCAGGAGTGAGGTAGGGCATAGGGAGATATGGAAATGAAGAtgggagatggagacagagaggagggaaaaaaacagGGTCAGGGAGACAGAGTAGGGGACCCAGGAGCTATTCAGTTGAGCAAGGGGGCATTCAGGAAATAGTAGAATCTGtgctgaagaaggaggaaggcTGAGAAAACAGCTGGTTTCTTTAACAACCAACCACTTGCTAATATGGTTGGCATAGGCATTCCCCGGCTGCAGCCTAAATGTATGAATGCAGAGTTAGAGGTGGGTGGGTATTTCTGAGAGAGGAATGTTGACTGCATTTGGATATACGCTGAGAATTGTGTGTGGATGAATCAGTAGGCAAAATACATTTGGGGTGGCCCATCATACCTGCACAAGACGACTTTGATATcctagaagagaaagagaaacagcacaGCCTCAGCACTTGGCTGATTCCCAGGAGCCAAGGAGGAGATACAGAGCCTGCTGGGTGTGGGGCAGAGCAGGAGGAGTAAGAACCCCTCCAAGTCTCTCTTACcccatcctcctcccctctccccaccacgaAGGGCTTCTCCAAGAAGCACTGCTCTGCCAGTAAGCAGAAAAGTGTTTTGACCTCAAGAAGAACTGAGTGAAGAAGAGAAGAGTGAGATTTAGAAGATGAATTTGGCTCTGAGACTGAACAAGGGAGCCTGCTAGCCAGGGCAGGAGAAAGGCTAGAATGGCTTTGCATgatctttcttaaaataaataaataggtttttGAACCTGTGGGAGAATAGATGACTTGAGGAGGAATCATCTCAGCTTGTTTTAAGCACCAGCTAGActtgcactgtccaatatggtagccaccaaccacatgtggctactgaacaTTGGAAATTGTGGCTAGTGTGAcaaagaactgaatttttaatttcatttttactaattcaaatttaaattaaaaatagaggccaggcacggtggttcacgcctgtaatcccagcactttgggaggctgaggtgggcagatcacttgaggtcaggagttcgagaccatcctggccaacatggtaaaaccccgtgtctgctaagaatacaaaaattagctgggcgtggtggtggggacctgtaatcccagctacttgggacttgggcctaggaggcggaagttgtagtgtgccaaaatcgcgccactgtactccagcctgggcaacagagcaagattccatctcaaaaaataaaataaaataaatagaagaaggGTAAAGTACTTTTTCCATTAAACACAACTTTATTGATTTGGTAAGACTATATTTTACTTTAACAATTGACAATTTAgcatctgaattgagatgtgccaaagtgaaaaatatacacacaatTTCAAAGActcagtgtaaaaaaaaaaaaaaaaaaaaaaccaccaaaaacccagaatgtgaaatatctcattaatacttttaaaatattcattacagGCTGAAAGGATAATATTTCAGATATattgagttaaaatattttattaaaattaatttcacttttatcattttaatgtgaCTAACCAGAAAAATTTGTAATTCCATATGTGGCTGAAACTACATTTCTAAATCACACATGTGGCCAGAATTATATTTAtgaattacatatgtggctcacattttCATTCTAATACATGCGGCTCACATATTGCTATTGGACAGCACTGGGCTAGAGGTAGGATGGTTGGGGCAATCTCAGGTATTCTGCCAGTGGTCCATGCTCTGACCTGAGACTAGGGATGGGCTGCTACCTCTCTGCAATTCTGCCCCCAAGGGACTCACCTCCAGCAGCTGCCTGGGTGGCATGTTCTGCTTGGTCTTCAGGGAATCAACGAGCTTCTTGAGATCGTTCAACTGTGGCTCAGTGGAGGCAACATAGTGTTTCCCCGCTTCCGTTCCCTCATGACCCAGCCAGTAAATCCGTGATAGCAGGAAATTCTTCTCCTCCTCTAGGACTTGATGCAGGAGTTCAAATTCTGTGAGGATCCTTTGCTTCTCATGTTCTACCTGGTCCTAAGAAACAGGGACAGGCAGAGGGTGAGAGGATGGCCTCGAAGGTCCTTCTAGCCCACTTTATTCAGCcattaattttattaagtttGTGTGGAATTCCCAACCAGAGCAATGTGCCAGGGCAGacctggaagaaaggaaaggagaggagaacaAACTTCTAAAAGCACCTACTACGTGCTCAGCTTTAAGCGAAATTATTAATTTATGGTTTACCACTTGCCTTCAAGGAACTGTCTAATACAATTCCAGAAGGCTTTTCAGTTTATAATCTTTCATATAGATTTTATTCCTTTCACGCACACAGGAAAATAGGTAAGTGGGGTCAcaatgtcttcattttccttctgtcttttttttttttttttttgagacagtctctcactctgtcactcaggctggagtgcagtgcacgatcacggctcactgcagcctcatcctcccaggctcaaacaatacTTTCACCTcccagcctctctagtagctgggactacaggcgtgtgctaccacgcccggctagttttctttctttttttttttaattaagaggagagtctctctatgttgcccaggctggtctcaaactcctgggctcaagcgatcctcagcctcccagagtgctgtgattactggcgtgagccaccgcgcccggccaatgtcTTCATTTTCTAATTGGGGAATCCGTTGAGGGCGCAGCTCGGCCTTAAAAACCTGTACTTGCGATTCTAAGACCAGCGCGGGTTTTCCGTGCCCCACCTTGTCTGCCGGTGGAGACTGAGCAGTCAGCCCGCTGTAATAGCGAGGCCGACGCGGGAGGTGATGCCGCCTGGCCGGTCAGGTGCTGAGGCGCCGAGGAGAGGACATGGCTCACTGGATCTTTTTCTGAGGGGTCAGTGTAATAGGGGATTCCAGGAGCTTTGGCAGAGATGTTTCTGCTTCCAGAGATCGTGGGATGGAGTTTTTCTTACCGTGAAGACATCGACCCTGTGTACACCTTGTGCCTTCACTTGTACTGTCTCCTTCTCCTTTTGCTGCAAGACTTGGATCTGCTCTTGAATCTGCCCCTGCGGAAAGAGGGCCGTTTGGACAGGCTGTGCCTGGAGatttctggcctcataaaatccTCCTGGTCTCTTAGGAGAGCTGGTGACACTCTCCAGGTGAGTCCTTGTGTAATTATTAAGGACTCGCCTTTCTCAAGCTGGCGGGGAAAGGGGTTGCTGAGAAGGGAGAAATCTGGAGCCTAAGTGACCTAAATGACCAGAACATAGTTATTTATGACTAACTAGGACTATGGATGGTGCTTTGGAATTATCAAAGAACTACAAACTTCCCTTCATCTGTCCTACCAACAACTTTAagagagttgttttgtttttgccatttgaAAGGTGAGgtacctgaggctcagagaggtaaagtgattcCTTGCAGGTTGTACAGTAAACTCACAAGACTGGGCTTGAGCCCAAACCTTCTGAGTCAAATTTTCACATCCTTTCCATTCTCCATTGCACCTTGATTTAGAGAGTCAGCAGTTCCCCAGACTCAGCTCTTTGAACCCACTGTGCCTGACTGCGAGCTGCCCACTCAAGCCCAAGGGGTGGGGGCAATGGGGTGCAAACCCTCAGTGGGAAGGTAGCAGTTTCCAGGGCCtcactgaactcctgggctgatgGGGGAACAGGGAAGAAACCTCAAATGCCTACCTGATAATTCTGGGCAGCTTCTTCGATCAAGCTGACATTATGGGATTTGTGGTCCTTGGATTCACGACACACAAAACAGAGGAACTTCCCATCATCCTCGCAGAAATAGTGGAACATCTCCTGGTGCCTCGGGCATGTAGCCTCTTTCCTTTTGGACTGCACCTCAGAGGCTTGTAGAGCTTGGATTTTCTCCACCAGATTCCGCAACAGCGAGTTGAACCTGATTGCGTTCTTCCTTACGGAAGTTTTGCAGAGGGGACATTTGAAAAATCCACATGATGTTTCCCCAATCTGAGTGATGCATTTGAGGCAGAAATTGTGCCCACAGTCGATGGTGACAGGTTTCTGCAGAATGTCCAGGCAGATGGGGCAGATCACTTCCTCTTGCAGTTTGTTCACAAACTGCCCACTGGCCATGACAGAACAACAGGGCTGTTTCAAGACTGTAGGAAGCTGTGCCAAGTCTGTAGGAGCCCCGGAGTCCACTGTGGATACTGTTTctaggaagggagaagggagtcAGAGAAAGTGGAGGTCAGAGATTCTGCCAATTAGTTagaagagcagagagagaggaaaagaagagggagaaaaaaataaagaaatgatagAAAAGCGTAAAATTTAGGATctagaaaatattataaagagaGGAAAACAGATGGGCAGTCCTACCTTGCTACCTCTTGAGAACAAATGGATACTTTGAATGTGTAATAGGCTGCTTATAAAGTGAAATAAGTTGTCCTGAACTTTGGACTAAAGGTATGTTTGTATGGTGGTTGACTAAGATCAGAATGACCGGGGCACCAAACACCACTTATGGGGCATTTCCCAATCAGCTCTGAGTAGGGAGTGGAGGGGTGGGTGGTGATGCCTACTGAAAGGTCACAGCCAGTTCACTGCAATGCTTTGGGCATCTTGTATGCAAAGTTCAAGCCTCGGTAGAGCATCTGGAAAGTAGGGGAAGGGCAATTCTCTACCTCAGGTGCTTTGGCTCCTCACAGAATTTTGTGAAAATGTGGAGGTTATCATCACCTACCTTGGGGAATTTCCAGTCACAGGGTCAACCAACCACTCCCTAGCTCAGTAGGATAGGCAAGGAACTTCCTTTCTAAAGagttgttctttgtttttgcaCTTTGCTCTTGCCCCTGGTGATCTTCTGTCTCCCCACAACACCTGTAGTAGTCTGTCCTCTGTTGATTTTTTCTCTGTATGTCTCCAGTATGCTGGTGTCTCCGTGCCCATTCTTTGCTTTGCCAATTCTGTCTATatgttcttcttcttccttcttggtGCTTCTCTGATCCCTGACTTGCCTTCTATGGCTTTTGTTATGACTAGGAATATATCAACCAGTGTTACATACATTCCCTTCTGTACATTCATGTCCTAACCTTCCCTCCTTGCCTCTTGTCTTAAGGAAAAGGGTGCTTCCTCCCTACCCCTTCTCTTGGTATAGCTTCCACCCTCACCTCCTCACTCTCCATTATCAGCCGTCTGTCCCCAGCAAGAAGTACACCATTAATTTTTGTCTGATCTTAATCTTAGGTCAAACAGGGCTTGTGGatgattattataataatagCCAGAGTGATCATACACTCTGCTTTGCCTGGAACCATCCTGGGTTTCACTTTGTCCTGgtgtaattattaatagcaccTCCTTTCACTTTCAGAAATGTCCAGTTTGGACTATAAATTATGTGGCTCCCCTTATAGCAACTGCTGTAAACCAAAGACTTTCAGAAATGTTATACCTCCAgacctttctttttgtttgttttagggtTAAATTAAAACAGTCTAACATCTGTAAATTGTTTTACTTACACTCCTAAACTGCTGGCCCCTAGAAGCAGAATTTAACTTTTGACAGGTTTTGTTTGACTGGCATGatgatttagaaaataatgataatgtaGATGCCTTTAGAGAGGGTGGCTATGTTCCCCACCGCTCTGCTACCTCACGTCTCCTTGGCCCTTGAAGGCATTTGACATTATGACTctgatttatagatttattttgcttatattacctcatttaagtCTCACCTGTAAGAAATTATCTTTATCCTTTCTCAAAAAAGGAACTCAGTATTCTTCAGAATCACTTGGAAAActtgttaaaattcagatttgCTGAACTCCAGTAGAGACTTTCTCTTTCAACAGGTCCTTGGTGGAGCCTGATGATTGACATCTTAAGCAAATTCTCTGGAGAAGTCGATGCTCCTGATGGAGGCTCACACATTGATAACCCCTGGTTTAGAGACACTACTAATTGTTCCAGCTCATCCAGCTAATAAATGACAGATCTCAGACTTAATTCCAGGTTTCCTATTCCACATTAagtcttctttattctttcttgtttcagcattaatgaaaacaaatagtaatctttaaaaatgataaacaaatattttaaaagaacattggTATTTCAATGAAGCTGGGCAACCCAGCAGAGAGAATGAAAATACTCATATGAACACCACTGGAGAGTTTCAAAGAACTGTCACCAAACAGGTACTGATGGCTTCATGAGGAAGGAAATTTAGACATAAAAAATGAGAATCTACAGTGTTTCAAAGGTGCTTTACTCTCTcagaattattattgttatcctGGGTCATCCATCCACTGGACTgaatggagatatatatatacatatattttttttctttcttctttctttttttttttttttgagacagagtttcactattattgcccagactggagtgcaatggcgtgatctcggttcactacaacctctgaatccccggttcaagtgattctcctgcctcagcctcccaagtagctgggattacaggcacctgccaccacatccagctaattttttgtatttttaatagagacggggtttcaccacgttggccaggctggtcttgaactcctgacctcagatgacccacctgcctcagcctcccaaagtgctgggattacaggcgtgagccactgtgcccagcccttgaATGGATATCTTAAACTCTTAGTAGGCTCAGTAGTCTGAAACCAAATGCCTCCAATTTGCAAGGGCTAGGGTCTTGAGATAGTTGGTATTGTGTTAGTTCCAAAGGACTTCCAAGCCAATTCTGAGGCATAGagtttataaaaattagccatagaACAGGAAATGATGCAGAGCCTCATGCACATGAGACAGCTGTCACACACAAGAAAGCAGACACAGAGCCATGCAGCAGCGAGTGCACAGATCTGGAGGGGACCTGCCAAGACTAATGGGATGAGACACCTTATCAGAGGCCAGTGAAGGCTAGAGGCAGCTCAGTTGTCAGACTAGACAGCCCCACAATGTTACATAAGCCTCCCTGCATCACGATTCCAGCTACAGAAGCTTCCCCTGCCTCAGGATTCACATTTCCGGGCCTATGTGAATTGGTAGAATGTCTATGGAGGAAAATAATGTGATATGTTTCAAAACTACAAATGCTCATTCCCTTTATCCCAGAAATTCCACCTCTGGGAATTTAGTCTACAGATATACTCacacatataaatttattttggaCTTTGTGGTAATGTTTGCAttagcaaaatattagaaaacaatctaaatgtacATCAGTatggaaatgtttaaataaattatagcccAGCTTTATaacagaatagaaataaaaaagaatcagggAGTTCCTTATTTACATATGGAAAATATGGCCAAGATATGTTGTTatgtgaagaaaggaaaaaacaaataatgcagAAAAATGCATGTACTATGCTACCATTtgggtagaaaaaaaatacttattttcttgAATATCCAAATAAGTTCTTTCTGGAAGGATAAGAATTTAATAACTAACAATGGTTGTCTCTAAGGAGAGGGACTGACTAGCCAGGGAACAGGGGTGGAAGAGAGGCTTTTCTTTGTATGACATATtacattttgtgaatttttaattgtataaatacattaagtttttttcttttttagtactTTTTACATTATGTTTTACAACAttaaatagtaaatcaaaaaatGGACAGAGAATGAAATGGACATTTGCAGAGCAATAAAACCAATTAACCAATAAATACTTGAAAACAGTAATCTTGAAAATGCACGCTCAActcattggctcatgcctgtaattccagcactttgtgaggccaaggcaggcagatttcttgagcataggagttcaagagcagcctggacaacatggtgaaaccctgtctctacaaaaaatacaaaagttagctgggcatggtggcacacacctatagtcccagcttcttggaaggctgatgcaggaggattgcatgaacctgcgagatcgaggctgcagtgagccgtgatcatgccactgcactttagccgccctactgcactccagcttgggtaacagagcaagacgtttccttaaaaaaaaaaaaaaaagaaagaaagaaagaaaaagaaaaaagaaaatgccaattaaaataaaagaagatatcaGTTTATATCTTAAGTTTAAGTCTGGAATATCAAATATAGCcaaggacatggagaaataggTACTCCTATACCCTACTGGTGAGagtataaattacaataatttaaaaatatttagtagaatTTAAACGGTGTACTTTCATTTCAAGGTTctgtaatgataatgatgatgatgaaaatactGCTACCAGtaaataaaagctaacatttcttgaatgcttaccatgtgccaggcacagtccCAAGCATTTTGcgtattaactcatttatatagagaagtattattattcccattttgagGACAAGTCAACGGAGATCAAGAGAGATTAAGCAATTTGCCCCAAAGGTCATTCAGTAAGTAAATAGTGGAAtggggacttgaacccaggtagcCTCTAGAGCCTTCTTACACCCTGTATGATTCTGCCTCTCTAGAGAAAACCTTGCACATGTGCACTCAGAGATGCATGTAACAGTAttaatattggctgggtgcggtggctcccgcctgtaatcccagcactttgggaggctgaggcgggcggatcacgaggtcaggagatcaagaccatcctggctaacccggtgaaaccctgtctccactaaaaatacaaaaaattagccaggcatggtggccggcgcctgtagtcccagctactcgggaggctgaggcaggagaatggcgggaacctgggaggcggagcttccagtgagccgagatcgcgccactgccctccagcctgggcgacagggtgaggctccgtctcaaaaaaataaataaataaataaataaatcctatgTCAGGGTTTTTCAATGatagcactgttgacattttaggctggataattctttggtGTGTGGTGgccctgtgcactgtaggatgtttaccagcatccctggcctctaccacTAGATTCCAGTAGCACTCCTATCCCCCAGttgtgacaaacaaaaatgtctccaagcaTGACCAAATGTCCCTGGGGGACAAAACCTCTGATGGAAAACCAGTGATCTGTATGTAGTCATATGGCTAGGTCTCAAAACAGTAATGAGTATGTGGTGATTTATATACACTTAGAAACACACAACACTTCATATAGTTTGCAGTTTCCATATATGTGATAGAAGTTTAAACACAAGGCCTGAAAGGATACATACTAAATTTATGGCAGTGTTTGCTTccgggaggagagagagaaagagcgagaGAGGAATGGAACTAAGAAGAGAACTAAATGGACAGAGGGATTCTcaaatttttttgagattaaaatttaaaaaattaaatctgtaatatttaatttttaaaaatctgaggcAAACATAGCAAAATGTTTGTATTTGTTAATTCTAGGTTGTGGTTATAAGGTGCTTGTTATatgattttctattattttctatattaagtttttccaaagtaaaatattttagttaaaataggaaaaatgttgaaaatgaacaatggatagaaataaaaatagaaattcagaggaattctaaaataaattctaaaattaagaaaaagttcaACTCCTTTCCTACTactcaggaaaatacaaataatgcgatacaaatacaaaaatgagataAACTTTGTACTCATCAGATTggcaaaatttttcaaaaatgtccagagctgatgaggatgtggaaaaatgggACTCTTCATATGTGGCTGGTTTCAGTGTGAATGGGCACTATCTTTTTCAAAAGCCTCAAGGCAAATGACTTAAAATGCATTTGAACGGTGACTACAAAGAATattataagaaaagtaaaatgcacACAGGATTTCAAAAGGGTTTTTAGGCTTCAAGATAAGTCAGGGACGGTGGGGTCGAAATGAAGTCAAGGGACAGCTTACACAGAGATACCCTATAACCAGTCTCCCAACAAGAGAGCTAGattttatttagttaaaaatagaaattagaaacaGGAGGTAGTAAAAACagggttttcttcctttctttctttttttctttctttctttctttctctctttctttcctccttccttccttccttccttccttcctttctttcttccttcctttctttctttctttctttctttctttttctttttctttttctt
This DNA window, taken from Homo sapiens chromosome 6 genomic scaffold, GRCh38.p14 alternate locus group ALT_REF_LOCI_5 HSCHR6_MHC_MCF_CTG1, encodes the following:
- the TRIM31 gene encoding E3 ubiquitin-protein ligase TRIM31 isoform X2 — protein: MASGQFVNKLQEEVICPICLDILQKPVTIDCGHNFCLKCITQIGETSCGFFKCPLCKTSVRKNAIRFNSLLRNLVEKIQALQASEVQSKRKEATCPRHQEMFHYFCEDDGKFLCFVCRESKDHKSHNVSLIEEAAQNYQGQIQEQIQVLQQKEKETVQVKAQGVHRVDVFTDQVEHEKQRILTEFELLHQVLEEEKNFLLSRIYWLGHEGTEAGKHYVASTEPQLNDLKKLVDSLKTKQNMPPRQLLEDIKVVLCRSEEFQFLNPTPVPLELEKKLSEAKSRHDSITGSLKKFKDQLQADRKKDENRFFKSMNKNDMKSWGLLQKNNHKMNKTSEPGSSSAGGRTTSGPPNHHSSAPSHSLFRASSAGKVTFPVCLLASYDEISGQGASSQDTKTFDVALSEELHAALMEKGSPCSSPRTL
- the TRIM31 gene encoding E3 ubiquitin-protein ligase TRIM31 is translated as MASGQFVNKLQEEVICPICLDILQKPVTIDCGHNFCLKCITQIGETSCGFFKCPLCKTSVRKNAIRFNSLLRNLVEKIQALQASEVQSKRKEATCPRHQEMFHYFCEDDGKFLCFVCRESKDHKSHNVSLIEEAAQNYQGQIQEQIQVLQQKEKETVQVKAQGVHRVDVFTDQVEHEKQRILTEFELLHQVLEEEKNFLLSRIYWLGHEGTEAGKHYVASTEPQLNDLKKLVDSLKTKQNMPPRQLLEDIKVVLCRSEEFQFLNPTPVPLELEKKLSEAKSRHDSITGSLKKFKDQLQADRKKDENRFFKSMNKNDMKSWGLLQKNNHKMNKTSEPGSSSAGGRTTSGPPNHHSSAPSHSLFRASSAGKVTFPVCLLASYDEISGQGASSQDTKTFDVALSEELHAALSEWLTAIRAWFCEVPSS